The Saccharopolyspora gloriosae genome has a segment encoding these proteins:
- a CDS encoding glycosyltransferase family 39 protein yields the protein MQTAVPTTTRPAAGVEPAPAFASRPLLLIAAVFVAAHTAVSLLGGYWIDEVYMLAIGRYHPDWGYVDQPPVAPLLAGAMEWLAPNSMLLLRLPATLISASGIFLAGLLAKELGGDRRSQVITGLAFATGLWTSLVAHWITPYTLEVPLWMLLSQLLVRWCRQHAQGVADDRLLLALGVVIGVTMQTKVHVAVLCAALLGCLLVFGPRDLLRRPMFWGCAGIALVIAAPTLIWQALHGWPQLAMREVVVTETPILSGGRSGAAIQMILYAGVLGAVLCLYGTARLLFAAEFRPYRFIGAAALVQYVFYIATSGRPYYVIGMYGVLLAAGAVAFQRRRETRAALGRRGLSWVAWPAGALSVLAAGGVVWMSTLLTSAFGVPADRMLAHDVSMAYRDLPAATREHTAVVGESYILAAMLDARSDEYGLPLAHSPHRGYGPFGAPDSTAENVLLVGNDPAKWRPHFAEMRKVGHGGIPVWLLTGRQEPWQSLWNQVLQL from the coding sequence ATGCAGACGGCGGTGCCGACCACCACAAGACCAGCGGCCGGAGTGGAACCTGCGCCGGCGTTCGCGAGTAGGCCGCTGCTGCTCATCGCCGCGGTGTTCGTCGCGGCGCACACCGCCGTGAGCCTGCTCGGCGGGTACTGGATCGACGAGGTCTACATGCTGGCCATCGGCCGGTACCACCCGGACTGGGGTTACGTTGACCAGCCGCCGGTGGCACCGCTGCTGGCGGGGGCGATGGAGTGGCTCGCGCCGAATTCCATGCTGCTGCTGCGGCTGCCCGCGACGCTGATCTCGGCGAGCGGGATCTTCCTGGCAGGGCTGCTGGCGAAGGAGCTGGGCGGGGACCGGCGCAGCCAGGTGATCACGGGGCTGGCGTTCGCGACCGGGTTGTGGACGTCGCTGGTCGCGCACTGGATCACGCCGTACACGCTGGAAGTGCCGCTGTGGATGCTGTTGAGCCAGCTGCTGGTGCGCTGGTGCAGGCAGCACGCGCAGGGCGTGGCCGACGATCGGCTGCTGCTCGCGCTCGGCGTCGTCATCGGAGTGACGATGCAAACGAAGGTCCACGTCGCCGTGCTGTGCGCGGCGTTGTTGGGATGCCTGCTCGTGTTCGGTCCGCGGGACCTGTTGCGACGCCCGATGTTCTGGGGGTGCGCCGGGATCGCGCTGGTCATCGCGGCACCGACGCTGATCTGGCAGGCGCTGCACGGGTGGCCCCAGCTCGCGATGCGCGAGGTGGTCGTGACGGAAACGCCGATCCTCAGCGGTGGCCGTTCGGGGGCGGCCATCCAGATGATCCTCTACGCGGGTGTGCTCGGCGCTGTTCTGTGCCTGTACGGCACGGCACGGCTGCTGTTCGCCGCGGAGTTCCGTCCGTACCGCTTCATCGGAGCTGCGGCCCTCGTGCAGTACGTGTTCTACATCGCCACCAGCGGGCGGCCGTACTACGTGATCGGGATGTACGGCGTGCTGCTGGCGGCGGGCGCGGTGGCGTTCCAGCGCAGGCGGGAGACCCGGGCCGCCCTCGGCCGTCGCGGCCTGAGCTGGGTGGCTTGGCCCGCAGGTGCGCTGTCGGTGCTCGCCGCCGGCGGAGTCGTGTGGATGTCCACGCTGCTGACCTCGGCTTTCGGAGTTCCCGCGGACCGGATGCTCGCCCACGATGTGTCGATGGCCTACCGGGATCTGCCCGCCGCGACCCGCGAGCACACCGCGGTGGTCGGGGAGAGCTACATCCTCGCCGCGATGCTCGACGCCCGCTCCGACGAGTACGGGCTACCGCTCGCGCACAGTCCGCACCGCGGCTACGGCCCCTTCGGCGCACCGGACTCGACCGCCGAGAACGTCCTGCTGGTCGGCAACGACCCGGCGAAGTGGCGCCCGCACTTCGCGGAAATGCGCAAAGTCGGCCACGGCGGCATCCCGGTCTGGCTCCTCACCGGCCGCCAGGAACCGTGGCAGAGCCTCTGGAACCAGGTCCTCCAGCTGTAG
- a CDS encoding sensor histidine kinase: MQRPLWRYLWDTPRAAVFDVVLVAVLLPLGPILASLYPSDLPPQDYGWMGGEWVAVVLANLFTVSLLARRRFSVVLLAIGAAAMLVHAITYSAGIGPFLTMNMRTDPWMPADLMFAIYAFAAFETRPRRRVLGWILVAFIVFAALRLWTHPDGETLSNAFWVTAFPAVIGLWIGERRRLVVALRDRAERAEREQHLLAEQARADERAKMATEMHDVVTHRVSLMVLQAGALGVTSQDAATRTAAEELRAGGCQALDELRDFLGVLRSGDERAERTASVPAPDLSGLVAETEAVGIPVRLTELGSTAQVSPSVGRTAYRVVQEALTNVHKHAPGSSVDVHVEYGSDRVRLAVRNTRPETAGELAGHGGGAGLLGLRQRVELVGGTFHSGPTGDGGFEVGAILPGYVPTAEAVSG, encoded by the coding sequence GTGCAACGCCCGCTATGGCGATACCTGTGGGACACGCCGCGGGCCGCGGTGTTCGACGTGGTGCTGGTCGCCGTCCTGCTCCCGCTCGGCCCGATTCTGGCTTCGCTGTACCCGTCGGATCTGCCGCCGCAGGACTACGGCTGGATGGGCGGCGAGTGGGTCGCCGTCGTACTGGCGAACCTGTTCACGGTGAGCCTGTTGGCGCGGCGCCGCTTTTCCGTGGTGCTGCTCGCCATCGGAGCGGCGGCGATGCTCGTCCACGCGATCACGTACTCGGCGGGCATCGGGCCGTTCCTGACCATGAACATGCGGACCGACCCGTGGATGCCCGCCGACCTGATGTTCGCCATCTACGCGTTCGCCGCGTTCGAAACCCGGCCCCGGCGGCGGGTCCTCGGCTGGATCCTGGTCGCCTTCATCGTGTTCGCCGCACTGCGGCTATGGACGCACCCGGACGGCGAAACGCTCAGCAACGCCTTCTGGGTCACCGCGTTCCCCGCGGTGATCGGGTTGTGGATCGGCGAGCGGCGGCGGCTCGTCGTGGCGCTGCGGGATCGGGCCGAGCGCGCGGAACGGGAACAGCACCTGCTGGCCGAGCAGGCCCGCGCGGACGAGCGGGCGAAGATGGCCACCGAAATGCACGACGTGGTCACGCACCGGGTGAGTCTGATGGTGTTGCAGGCGGGTGCGCTGGGTGTGACCTCGCAGGATGCGGCCACCCGGACCGCCGCCGAGGAACTGCGCGCGGGCGGCTGCCAGGCGCTGGACGAGCTGCGCGACTTCCTCGGCGTGCTGCGCTCCGGTGACGAGCGGGCGGAGCGGACGGCGAGCGTTCCCGCCCCGGACCTGTCCGGTTTGGTCGCCGAGACCGAGGCCGTCGGCATCCCGGTCCGGCTCACCGAACTGGGCAGCACCGCGCAGGTCTCCCCGTCGGTGGGCCGCACCGCGTACCGCGTGGTGCAGGAGGCGTTGACGAACGTGCACAAGCACGCGCCGGGCAGCTCCGTGGACGTGCACGTGGAATACGGCTCGGATCGGGTGCGGCTGGCGGTGCGCAACACGCGGCCGGAGACGGCCGGTGAACTCGCCGGACACGGCGGCGGAGCGGGACTGCTCGGACTGCGGCAACGGGTGGAACTCGTCGGCGGCACCTTCCATTCCGGCCCGACCGGGGATGGCGGGTTCGAGGTCGGTGCCATACTTCCGGGGTACGTGCCCACGGCCGAAGCCGTTTCCGGCTAG